The genomic interval GTGAACGCAGGTGCTTCGTTTGTGATTGTTGTAATAACAATTATGTTTCCAGCTTTAACACCTATCTCTACTTTGCTTGCATTTGTCGGTGCTTTTATTGGCGGAAGTATTGTATATATGCTGTCTGATTCGACCAAAGGTATGACACCTGTTAAATTAGCATTGGCAGGGATGACGGTACATTTATTCTTTACGAGTTTGACGCAAGGATTGATTTTACTGAATGAAGATTCGACAACAACAGTTTATTTTTGGTTGGTCGGTTCTTTATCTACCTTGAAATGGGGAGATGTACTTTCGATAATGCCTTGGTTAATTGCTGCGTTTATCGCCGCATTATTAATGGCTCGTAATATCTCAATTTTAGAATTAGGTGATGAGCTTGCACGAGGGTTAGGACAAAATATCAAATTGACACGTCTCATCCTTGGTATTTTAGTAATTGTACTTGCAGGTGCTTCTGTTTCAATTGCAGGTCCGATTGGTTTTATTGGATTAATTGTTCCGCATATTGTGAAATATTATACGCAAAATAACTACTTTGTAATTATTCCACTAACGATGATATTTGGTGCTGCAATATTACTTTTATCAGATGTCATCAGCAGATTAATTGCGTATCCATTTGAAACGCCGGTAGGTATTGTAACTTCCTTCGTTGGTGCAATTTACTTCTTATCATTAACATTGAGAGGAGTGAAGCGCGTATGACGAAGAACATAGGTAGAAAGTATCTTATTGTCATTGCGATATTAATTATTGTTTCTTTATTTTCACTCTCAGTGGGTGCTGTTTTTGTCAATCCGCTTGAAGCTGTTAAAGGATTGATTATGCAAGATGATTTTATTATTAATGAATACAGAGAACCGCGTATGCTTGTCGGTTTGCTTGTAGGAAGCAGTATCGCCATTTCAGGTGCAGTGATTCAAGGTGTTGTCAGAAACCCATTAGCATCTCCAGATGTAATCGGTATTACAAAAGGTGCAAGTTTAGCAGCAGTAACTGTGTTGATTTTATTCCCTAAAGCACCTATTTATGCATTACCTGTTGCTTCTTTCATTGGTGCATTAGTGGTAAGTTTAATCTTATCTTATTTAATCGCACGTAAAGATGTACAAGGATCTAATCTGGCTTTAATCGGTTTAGCAATCGGTGCAATTTGTATGGCAGCGGTTCAATATTTACTAATCCGCTTCCCGCTCGAAGCTAATCTAGCACTCGTGTGGCTGACTGGTAGTTTATTTGGCCGTAATATGGATCATGTTCTTTCGATTTTACCGTGGTTCATTGTGACGGTACCATTGATTTTATTCTTAGCACAGCGACTAGATATTATTCATCTTGGTGACCAAGTTGCAACAGCTCTCGGTACAAGAGTCAGAACTGTTAAAATGGTGATGTTG from Staphylococcus condimenti carries:
- a CDS encoding FecCD family ABC transporter permease; translated protein: MVMSTQPDHSQIEKKQRKRTTLLFVGSVCFLFIVMYFNLTVGTTNMKLKDIADYLIWHHDTKNTLVIHNLRMPRMIGGLFIGAALAVAGLFMQAMTRNPLASPQIFGVNAGASFVIVVITIMFPALTPISTLLAFVGAFIGGSIVYMLSDSTKGMTPVKLALAGMTVHLFFTSLTQGLILLNEDSTTTVYFWLVGSLSTLKWGDVLSIMPWLIAAFIAALLMARNISILELGDELARGLGQNIKLTRLILGILVIVLAGASVSIAGPIGFIGLIVPHIVKYYTQNNYFVIIPLTMIFGAAILLLSDVISRLIAYPFETPVGIVTSFVGAIYFLSLTLRGVKRV
- a CDS encoding FecCD family ABC transporter permease, which codes for MTKNIGRKYLIVIAILIIVSLFSLSVGAVFVNPLEAVKGLIMQDDFIINEYREPRMLVGLLVGSSIAISGAVIQGVVRNPLASPDVIGITKGASLAAVTVLILFPKAPIYALPVASFIGALVVSLILSYLIARKDVQGSNLALIGLAIGAICMAAVQYLLIRFPLEANLALVWLTGSLFGRNMDHVLSILPWFIVTVPLILFLAQRLDIIHLGDQVATALGTRVRTVKMVMLILAVMLAGSSIAVVGGLSFLGLIAPHIARTIVGHKHIHIITMSGLVGAILIIVSDTLARGIHPPLDIPVGVIIAIVGAPYFIYVLRKM